GGTGGTTGTGAAAATGTGGAATGCGTAGAGCTGTTAATCATTCGTCACAAAACTACATTTTCTTGGCTTGTGttggcttttgtttgcattttgaacTTTACACTTGTCATGGGAGAACGACGATTCGTTGATGAAAGCTGTTGcgagtaaaaaaatatgtctGAAGATATTCAACGTATGTCTTCTTGTCTAGCCTCAACATTTGTCGCtaactttctttcttttttctcgtctctccctctctctctctctctttctttgctTACAGTCATTTTTTGGTCGATCGTATAACAATTTGTCCTCGATCTCGGAGTGTAAAAATAACGGCGAATGCATCATCAACAAAAAGAATCGAACTGCCTGCAAGGCGTGTCGCTTGCGTAAATGCCTCATGGTAGGAATGTCAAAAAGTGGTTCACGTTACGGGCGTCGATCGAACTGGTTCAAGATTCACTGTTTgctgcaggagcagcagcaagccGCTCAGCAACAAGGAAACCACCAGAAACCATCGCAACCAGTCGGCATCCATGCGGGAATGTTCCATGGAGGTTATCCACATGGGATGTATCCGCGCCCTCCGTGCACTAAGGAGGAATTGATGTTACTCGGCCTGGAAGAGTACAGTAAGCATCCGTCGGCATCACCATCCGTCAGCTCTCCGGATAGTCACAACTCTGATAGCTCCAACGAGATCAATGATCGTAGAAATGCGCTGTTGCGACAGGGCAAACTTCACGACTCGCCACTCAACAAGGATATCTTCCTTCCGCTGCCGTTCGGAGGACTACCGCTTATGCCACCGCCTGGATTCTTGCCCTCGTCACATCTCATGTTTCCAGGCTTCCATCCGGCACTGTATTCCCATCCTCAAGCAGGATTGCTAAAGCCAGCCGATACTCACCTAACGCTGCCAAGCTCACCTCTGGCCAACAATAACAGCCGCTATACGCCAAATCATAACACCGAATCTAATGTGCATCCTTCCACCGGGCCCGTCCGAGATAATGACAAATCACCCGACTCCTTCTCTAAGCGGTACATTCTCGATCAGGTCCTTGAATCGCAACGTTGTCCAAGCAATGGTACGACTGGAAGTGATAAGGACGACCCCGAACCAGAAGAAGTAGTACCCGCAACAATGACTCCTCCGCGATCTCCCATTATATCTGTTACGCAACCGACACCAGTGCTACGGCAATCACAGACTCCCTCAGGCCATCACAATCAGCAAGATAATCCCATCGATTTGAGCATGAAAACGGGTAGCAGTTGCACATCTGTGGATGAGCGTAGATCGTCGATGTCCGGTGCAGAATCCAATGGATCCGATGATGAAGCCAATGGTGATAGCCGTCCTTCTTCCGGAATGGAGAAATATAAATGTACTGTGGCTGCCACTACGGCGCCCGTTGTTGCCAAAAATGCTTCATCCACCAACACCAATAATAACAACAGTATCAGCAACAACCAAAATCACCATCATGGTGCACTTCACCACTCGCCACGTCCTCACTCGCTATCCCCATCGCTACCGAACCAACACCACCGAGCGTCTCCGATACGGTCAGAGTCTCCACGCCACTTGCAAcatcattaccatcatcatcatcagcatcttcagcagcaacaacatcgtcAACGCCACGTTCTTGCTCATCACGGTGGAAGTGGCAGCGAGTCGGAGCTCGAGCCAGAGGAAACCGAATACGATCGTGAGGTGAAGCGAATGAAACTACAAGGCACCACACCGTTGGACCTGACCACTAAGGTGTAGAGTCACCAAAGTACGATGAAGCCCTTCTCTACGTGCCGCTGAGGCAGATTTTGTGGTGCAATGTTTATGTAGAACTGTCGAGTATGGCGAAGTGGAAATAATTGATGATTGATTAGATTATTTTTTCTGCAACATCTACAATACACCTTCTACCATCGCTGGTCGGAAGCAGCCAGTAGCCTAGGATTACTGTTTGTATAGTACAAGGAAAATAGTAATTGTTTTTAGCAGAACATCATATACATAATAACAACATGAGCTGCAGAGCATTGATTTGCAGCTAATTACCAAAGATCGACAATGTTTCGATAGCGATGTTCGTGgttattgtaaatattttacagcTTAATTATAGCAACAGACACAGTAGTTGTCAATACCCGCAGATAGCTCctaaaacaaatgcacacaaaatAAAGTTGCTTTTGCCAATTGTTGTGCACAAAGGGAGAACCCCATGACAGAAACCAGCATTATTGGCTAGGGATAGTCGGAGTATCTTTGATAAGGATATTTTGTTCTAAAAACTAGACTAACCCAGAATGCCATTCACAAAAGAATAGGACACGCATTATATTAAATTCAATAACCGATGCAAATCCAATGTGCCAGTACGGAACGGAACACTTATAAATTACCAGCCAGTGTGAATATGTTGGCAAGCTAACTGTGGTCAGTATTAATGTTGAATCTATTTGAGGACTTGTAAAATCGCAGCTACAAACCCTGATCAGTTATTTGATTCCAATATCATTTGTCATTTAGCACACCTGTACATTCGAATATCTGTTAATCtgcttcattttgttgtgCGGATGAGAAATCgctgcacgaaaaaaaagaaggcaaGGAGTCCGCTAAAATGGTAACTGTTCGAAGTAATGTTAATAAACAAACCCGTAACAGCAACAAGAGTATACGGATATTTAATGCCAAAGCTGCTACCGGAATTCCTGTGCCACAATAACTCCAGACAAAAAGGGCTTCTGGTGCTACTCAAACTGGTTTGAGACAGTGGAACCCATTATTCACTGCTTCACTACTACCCCTACAATGTACGTGCTTGGTTCAGTGTCGATTAAATGCATACAAATTAACGTCCGCTTTTCTTtcaatatcatcatcatttttcatttcgtctTGCAGGATTCCTTTC
This region of Anopheles marshallii chromosome 2, idAnoMarsDA_429_01, whole genome shotgun sequence genomic DNA includes:
- the LOC128715525 gene encoding knirps-related protein-like is translated as MIYNLMNQQCKVCGEPAAGFHFGAFTCEGCKSFFGRSYNNLSSISECKNNGECIINKKNRTACKACRLRKCLMVGMSKSGSRYGRRSNWFKIHCLLQEQQQAAQQQGNHQKPSQPVGIHAGMFHGGYPHGMYPRPPCTKEELMLLGLEEYSKHPSASPSVSSPDSHNSDSSNEINDRRNALLRQGKLHDSPLNKDIFLPLPFGGLPLMPPPGFLPSSHLMFPGFHPALYSHPQAGLLKPADTHLTLPSSPLANNNSRYTPNHNTESNVHPSTGPVRDNDKSPDSFSKRYILDQVLESQRCPSNGTTGSDKDDPEPEEVVPATMTPPRSPIISVTQPTPVLRQSQTPSGHHNQQDNPIDLSMKTGSSCTSVDERRSSMSGAESNGSDDEANGDSRPSSGMEKYKCTVAATTAPVVAKNASSTNTNNNNSISNNQNHHHGALHHSPRPHSLSPSLPNQHHRASPIRSESPRHLQHHYHHHHQHLQQQQHRQRHVLAHHGGSGSESELEPEETEYDREVKRMKLQGTTPLDLTTKV